Proteins from a genomic interval of Medicago truncatula cultivar Jemalong A17 chromosome 3, MtrunA17r5.0-ANR, whole genome shotgun sequence:
- the LOC11432143 gene encoding la-related protein 1C, translating to MGAVSWPALSAKPSAKLTSDSISAVGSISISQGPVISNSPQKQATATATAANARHTPPMNHSHSVSNRQQKPMERGGVNNNEPGPLSNNLSNPPQANHQPSVSPPFPVLQIPPNTFLVDGVQSYKNNNGWGPRSPAGGYGLPVDEHSHRGNYGHRPRNNYGTRRNQDPGNTMNTRDAHPPQHRMHSEGFLRPTLPNSAYLGSQPMPMRPFLNPAGFHEFYYYPTLQFEPFGGMPFLTHPPPPAMFFPVAEETPPTTPPTNIILKQIDYYFSDVNLTNDEFLKSNMDEHGWVPVSLIANFPRVKNLTNNIELILDSLRNSSVVEVNGDKLRKRKEWARFLSPVYQQVGSSSISSVGSTCKNIIADFDKITLDEATVLKNSKTTTNGDSAGESSSY from the exons ATGGGTGCTGTCTCTTGGCCTGCTTTGTCTGCTAAGCCTTCTGCTAAACTGACATCTGATTCCATCTCTGCCGTCGGATCAATCTCCATTTCTCAG GGGCCTGTTATATCAAACTCACCTCAGAAACAAGCCACTGCCACTGCCACTGCTGCTAATGCAAGACATACTCCTCCAATGAATCATAGTCATAGTGTGTCTAATAGACAACAAAAACCGATGGAGCGCGGAGGAGTTAACAACAATGAGCCTGGTCCTTTGTCGAACAATTTATCTAACCCTCCTCAAGCCAATCATCAACCATCGGTTTCCCCACCATTTCCGGTGCTTCAGATCCCTCCTAATACTTTCTTGGTTGACGGGGTTCAGTCGTACAAGAACAATAATGGTTGGGGTCCAAGATCACCAGCTGGGGGTTATGGGCTGCCTGTAGATGAGCACAGTCACAGGGGTAATTATGGGCACCGTCCACGTAACAATTATGGCACTAGGCGCAATCAAGATCCAGGAAATACAATGAACACTAGAGATGCTCATCCACCCCAACATAGGATGCACTCGGAGGGATTTCTGAGGCCTACACTACCCAATTCTGCTTATTTAGGGTCTCAGCCTATGCCTATGAGACCGTTTCTAAACCCTGCAGGGTTTCATG AATTCTATTATTATCCTACACTACAATTTGAACCTTTTGGAGGTATGCCATTCTTAACCCATCCACCTCCTCCGGCGATGTTCTTTCCAGTTGCAGAAGAAACTCCTCCCACTACTCCCCCGACCAATATAATACTCAAACAAATTGATTATTACTTTAG TGATGTTAATTTGACGAATGACGAATTTCTGAAATCGAACATGGACGAACATGGTTGGGTTCCAGTTTCTTTGATTGCAAACTTCCCGCGG GTTAAAAATTTGACAAACAATATCGAGTTGATACTTGATTCATTGAGAAATTCGTCGGTTGTGGAAGTAAAT GGTGACAAACTGAGGAAGCGCAAAGAGTGGGCAAGGTTTTTGTCCCCTGTTTACCAACAAGTTGGATCTAGTTCAATATCCTCGGTTGGATCAACTTGCAAGAACATAATTGCTGATTTTGATAAGATCACACTGGATGAAGCTACTGTGCttaaaaattccaaaactaCCACTAATGGGGACTCTGCAGGAGAGTCGTCGTCCTATTAG